A window of Torulaspora globosa chromosome 8, complete sequence contains these coding sequences:
- the CUE5 gene encoding ubiquitin-binding protein CUE5 (ancestral locus Anc_5.638) has protein sequence MPEDSTTIPQKTGTGDDAKIMEPVKEDITEKPTTSEPEAEQDTVTETVDPKVDNDEEELPPALPQRKAKSASSETHDGSADRNPIFEQLKEAFPNMESKFIKAVIIASQGALDPAFNALLYLSDPESGKDIELPKEPIAVGTPQLPARRQQSQLEQDEILARQLDEQYNRTQQRTHRSRGSDAERQAHRQRLRDRQRRKNHPLSPEEQRELEAADEDSWTQFMEKDLPVLRERANRSIQDTATKLNGWISGIRRNLVGEGSQEAQNPHQAGDYYDDPYSQQRDEEFFDEKTPKKPERRRFNSFGAQIQDDSLESHGITLQSDDLNDDADEEDDIPPQLGSPKIQKDSAGHKTGAEEKVVAQTTYIDTPDNATRKKWQPVPPEPLNETPTKTAPERDQPKKATKNADEDEFLINSEDEM, from the coding sequence ATGCCAGAGGATTCAACTACAATCCCCCAGAAGACGGGAACCGGTGATGACGCTAAGATAATGGAGCCGGTAAAGGAAGATATCACCGAAAAGCCTACGACAAGCGAACCTGAGGCGGAGCAAGATACGGTTACAGAAACTGTTGATCCAAAGGTCGAcaatgatgaagaggaactTCCTCCAGCATTGCCccaaagaaaagccaaATCTGCGAGCTCCGAGACCCACGATGGGAGTGCCGATAGAAACCCTATCTTTgaacagctgaaagaaGCGTTCCCAAACATGGAGAGCAAGTTCATCAAAGCAGTCATAATAGCTTCTCAGGGTGCTCTTGATCCAGCTTTCAATGCGCTGCTGTATCTGTCGGACCCCGAATCCGGTAAGGACATAGAACTGCCCAAGGAGCCCATCGCAGTCGGGACCCCGCAGTTGCCGGCGAGAAGGCAGCAAAGTCAACTGGAGCAGGACGAGATACTAGCACGTCAGCTTGACGAGCAGTACAACAGGACGCAACAACGGACCCATCGCTCAAGGGGCTCCGACGCCGAGCGCCAAGCTCACAGACAAAGGCTGAgagatcgtcaaagaagaaagaaccaCCCGCTCAGTCCCGAAGAGCAGCGGGAgcttgaagcagctgaCGAAGACTCCTGGACCCAATTCATGGAAAAGGATCTGCCTGTGTTGAGGGAGAGGGCCAATCGGTCCATCCAGGACACTGCTACCAAGCTGAACGGTTGGATCAGCGGAATCAGGAGGAATCTTGTTGGCGAGGGTTCTCAGGAGGCACAGAATCCTCATCAGGCTGGCGACTACTACGATGATCCATACTCTCAACAGCGGGACGAGgaattttttgatgagaaaaCGCCAAAGAAGCCCGAGAGACGCAGATTCAACTCCTTTGGTGCTCAAATCCAGGACGATTCGTTGGAGAGCCACGGCATCACACTTCAAAGTGATGATCTGAATGATGACGCggacgaagaggatgatATCCCGCCCCAATTGGGAAGCCCGAAGATCCAGAAGGATTCCGCGGGCCACAAAACCGGAgctgaagagaaagtcGTTGCCCAAACAACCTACATCGACACCCCAGATAATGCCACCAGAAAGAAGTGGCAGCCTGTCCCTCCAGAGCCGTTGAACGAAACTCCAACAAAGACTGCTCCAGAGCGCGACCAGCCAAAGAAAGCTACCAAGAACgcagatgaagatgagtTCTTGATAAACAGCGAGGATGAAATGTGA
- the GLO4 gene encoding hydroxyacylglutathione hydrolase GLO4 (ancestral locus Anc_5.637) yields the protein MILRQTRKMHIKPIKMRWLTGGVNYSYLLSTQDGSKSWLIDPAEAGEVLAELNKSQLASVEAIVNTHHHYDHAGGNVAMLAALKKEGHSVEVIAGSKTSPAATKIPDHSQRFKLGELEITCIRTPCHTQDSICYHVKDVSTNEQAIFTGDTLFTAGCGRFFEGTASEMDAALNDRILNAVQEPNWSSTRVFPGHEYTKGNVNFIRKAIYRHVGENNAFDALEKFTNQYEISTGHFTLSDELRFNPFMRLDDPIVRKMVGDDKGSWSRSQVMNQLRKMKNAS from the coding sequence ATGATATTAAGGcaaacaagaaagatgCACATCAAACCTATTAAGATGAGATGGTTAACCGGCGGTGTCAATTATAGTTATTTGCTCTCGACGCAAGATGGAAGCAAGTCGTGGCTGATAGATCCCGCCGAAGCCGGAGAAGTGCTGGCAGAATTAAACAAGAGCCAGCTGGCTAGTGTGGAGGCTATTGTCAATACACATCACCACTACGACCACGCTGGTGGCAACGTGGCTATGCTagcagctttgaagaaggaaggtCATTCCGTAGAGGTCATCGCAGGCTCCAAGACCTCCCCAGCAGCAACCAAGATACCGGATCACTCGCAGCGTTTCAAATTGGGAGAGCTGGAGATCACCTGCATCAGGACACCCTGTCATACCCAGGATTCCATCTGCTACCACGTTAAGGATGTTAGTACTAACGAACAGGCCATCTTCACAGGGGACACTTTGTTTACGGCCGGATGCGGGAGATTCTTCGAAGGCACGGCATCTGAGATGGATGCCGCTTTGAACGACCGGATCCTGAATGCTGTTCAGGAACCAAACTGGAGCAGCACTCGCGTTTTCCCCGGTCATGAATACACTAAGGGCAACGTCAACTTCATTCGCAAAGCGATTTACAGGCATGTAGGAGAAAACAACGCTTTTGACGCCCTGGAGAAATTCACCAACCAATATGAAATTTCGACGGGCCACTTCACTTTGAGTGATGAACTTCGCTTCAATCCCTTCATGAGGTTGGACGATCCTATCGTCAGAAAGATGGTAGGCGATGACAAGGGGAGCTGGTCCAGATCCCAGGTGATGAACCAgttgaggaaaatgaagaatgCTTCATAA
- the PCH2 gene encoding Pch2p (ancestral locus Anc_8.558), with the protein MSYIVDASLRSYSVQVVQAALREEYRSRSNGGKGGDGGQMVAEKMAIFYNLLRNVIRKKLTKFAASQLEDLTMNSSTFLGEGHGSIEICEPPTEAQERIIKSLVKVVFHQLQTCGQSDKFADVDEGHANLFLSLFVKSIHCEYFEETSLLNSDPELDVQDCIRRIFDGTGAENTRLSETQKKTTFHHAASFTVHLYCSLGHVSHGSGLLEEFDKIDLETDLCPGEEQSEGPTLASLSYNSESLSELPISKQTLNLTRIALLPSDNLEGLWECLHFDDGIKRRLYSYATVALKVASLSSQKPAEAAQSSFGNNKLILVHGPPGTGKTTVCKSLCQKLSIRREFSREIDPLDATHKGMIVELSCSQIFSRWFGESSKNLATIFGDVENLLIANQQTGSFVCLLIDEVEAIAFSRSDLLQKNESTDGVRVVSTLLTQLDRLKKYNNLIILATSNLLESLDPAFIDRTDGVFYVGNPSRNGIAKILSSGMKDMITNGVITSMGDLSNVLNSLKYKKIMDLIAEKCLLAGTSGRTLSKLPLISLSEHFRTVPVSLDRFLIALAISIRQLSEQA; encoded by the exons atgtCGTATATCGTTGATGCCAGTCTGAGGAGTTACAGCGTTCAAGTTGTACAAGCGGCGTTAAGAGAAGAGTATCGAAGCCGGTCAAACGGTGGCAAAGGAGGTGATGGGGGCCAGATGGTGGCTGAAAAGATGGCTATCTTTTATAATCTGTTGAGAAACGTCAtaaggaagaagctgaCGAAGTTTGCCGCCAGTCAACTGGAAGACCTGACTATGAATTCTAGCACGTTTCTGGGCGAAGGCCATGGAAGTATAGAGATCTGTGAACCGCCGACGGAAGCTCAGGAGCGAATTATCAAAAGTCTGGTGAAAGTCGTCTTTCATCAGTTGCAGACCTGTGGCCAGAGTGATAAGTTCGCGGATGTCGATGAAGGACACGCAAACctgtttctttctctgtttGTCAAAAGCATTCATTGTGAatactttgaagaaacctcTCTGCTCAATTCAGATCCGGAACTTGATGTGCAAGACTGTATACGCAGGATCTTTGATGGAACAGGTGCAGAAAACACCCGCCTCTCAGAAACCCAGAAAAAGACTACATTCCACCACGCCGCTTCATTCACTGTGCATCTATACTGTTCTTTGGGCCATGTCTCACATGGCAGTGGCCTGTTGGAGGAGTTCGACAAGATTGATCTGGAGACCGATCTGTGTCCCGGCGAAGAACAATCGGAGGGACCGACTTTGGCATCTTTATCATACAACAGTGAGTCACTGTCAGAGTTGCCAATCTCCAAGCAGACCCTCAATCTGACTCGCATAGCGTTGCTACCTTCAGACAACTTAGAAGGATTGTGGGAATGTTTACATTTCGATGATGGGATAAAACGAAGGCTTTACAGTTACGCAACGGTAGCGCTCAAAGTAGCAAGTTTGTCTAGCCAGAAGCCCGCTGAGGCAGCACAGAGTTCATTTGGAAATAACAAGTTAATATTAGTGCACGGCCCCCCTGGAACTGGGAAGACGACTGTTTGCAAGTCTCTCTGCCAGAAGCTGTCGATCCGGAGAGAGTTCTCAAGAGAGATTGATCCCTTAGATGCAACTCACAAGGGAATGATCGTTGAACTTTCTTGCTCGCAAATTTTCTCTCGATGGTTTGGCGAGtcatcaaagaacttggcCACAATATTTGGTGACGTGGAGAACTTGCTCATAGCTAACCAACAAACAGGTTCCTTCGTCTGTCTGCTGATagatgaagttgaagcaaTAGCATTTTCCAGAAGCGATTTGTTGCAGAAGAACGAATCCACAGATGGCGTTAGAGTTGTGAGCACTTTGCTAACGCAACTAGATCGTCTCAAGAAATACAACAACCTAATCATATTAGCAACTTCCAATCTGCTGGAGTCGCTTGATCCAGCTTTCATCGATAGAACCGATGGGGTCTTCTATGTCGGAAATCCTTCCCGGAACGGCATCGCCAAGATCTTGTCTTCAGGTATGAAGGATATGATCACAAACGGCGTAATAACTTCCATGGGCGACCTCTCGAATGTACTGAATTCCCTCAAGTATAAAAAGATAATGGATTTGATAGCAGAGAAATGTTTG ctAGCTGGGACTAGTGGAAGAACATTAAGCAAACTGCCATTAATAAGCCTCTCAGAGCATTTCAGAACAGTACCGGTCTCATTGGATAGATTTCTGATAGCGCTGGCCATATCGATCAGGCAGCTAAGTGAGCAAGCCTGA
- the GDT1 gene encoding putative ribosome biosynthesis protein GDT1 (ancestral locus Anc_8.557): protein MMNAPAGPDQAEHPMSSFLMAVSMIGVSEIGDKTFLIAALMAMRHPRLLVFSSAASSLTIMTVLSGLVGHSFVTLISERYTHFFAGILFLIFGYKLTIEGLEMRKDAGVEEELAEVEEEIAVTDLNANMQSAETGGVSDNGFYKSTKGLKRILSKVGDAASLVLSPLWVQIFAMIFLGEFGDRSQISIVAMASSRYYWYIICGAVVGHLVCTGLAVLGGKLLATKISMRTVTLGGALSFFIFAIFYIYEAFTAEDLA from the coding sequence ATGATGAATGCGCCAGCAGGACCTGATCAGGCTGAGCATCCCATGAGCTCTTTCTTAATGGCTGTCTCTATGATTGGTGTATCCGAGATTGGTGACAAAACCTTCCTTATAGCTGCATTGATGGCAATGCGCCATCCTCGTTTGCTAGTGTTTTCGTCTGCTGCTTCATCGCTCACTATAATGACCGTCTTATCCGGCTTGGTGGGTCACTCCTTTGTTACGCTTATTTCTGAACGCTATACTCATTTCTTTGCCGGCATACTTTTCCTGATATTTGGCTACAAGCTGACCATCGAAGGTTTGGAGATGAGGAAAGATGCCggtgtcgaagaagaactcgCAGAGgtggaagaggaaatcGCCGTCACGGACCTGAATGCAAACATGCAAAGCGCCGAGACCGGAGGTGTCAGCGACAATGGGTTTTACAAGAGCACCAAGGgattgaaaagaattcTAAGCAAGGTCGGTGATGCTGCTTCCTTAGTTCTATCTCCTCTATGGGTTCAAATTTTCGCCATGATATTCCTCGGTGAATTTGGTGACAGATCTCAGATTAGCATCGTTGCGATGGCATCCAGCAGGTACTACTGGTATATCATCTGTGGTGCCGTGGTCGGGCACTTGGTGTGCACCGGATTGGCGGTGCTCGGAGGTAAGTTGCTAGCAACGAAGATCAGCATGAGAACAGTCACTTTAGGCGGTGCCTTGTCGTTCTTCATTTTTGCAATTTTCTACATTTACGAAGCATTTACTGCGGAGGATCTTGCCTAA
- the MOT1 gene encoding DNA-binding ATPase, translated as MSSQVSRLDRQVVLLETGSTQFIRNMAADQLGDLARQHPEDILSLLSRVYSFLMAKKWETRVTAARAIGGIVAHAPLWDPNAEDDEEGGEKGVADSAPVETAKVKMEQEIQLKLEEVSQNDGDEFLQDEQRLFSLSQWNLHELLKSNKVLLASSINGYNEGWDEDTKVRKQQRKTGYDNDNDFNDGNVKVESKETAVGVVKKQESPRPSMPLASSKKSARMLAMAKRKKKMQAKSSSTKPVDLSESNISKSLMNQPDNSSSFSPTTLNNPKLDITESSEANKIMVESTVAPILEKHERVAGLVWQFQGVYELLIDNLMNEAWEVRHGAALGLRELLKQHAFGVSRVKGRGRAENDLRNKKSLEDCATRLLTIFALDRFGDYVYDTVVAPVRESAAQTLAALLIHLDDDLCVKIFNSLEQLVLQDPQTVSLPTKIWEATHGGLLGVRYFVSIKTDFLLSKSLLGDVVKIVLYGLNQPDDDVQSVAAAILSPITSDFVKLDTPIVDLVLSTIWSSLTHLDDDLSSSVGSVMNLLAKLCKHTEVLDIFKNKALQYPSEWSFKFLVPKLYLFLRHSISSVRKAVLNLLDAFLSIKEDTTKSWLNGKAFRLLFQNILLEQNEDILNLSFQVYCSLLKNYKSKHTEKTLDHVLSKHLQPILHLLNTPIGVNGKSYNMESQYILKPSQHYQINPDKKRSISEASYETDIPPPKHNERVNIDAPMIAGDIILLGVEVIKNTRVMGARAFGITLAMFQDSTLKSFFENVLVRCLDLSYATPRMLAAIILTEFCKTRLEGKYGTSGIPSFVAEVLGPTINNQLSNPETLPIFREFTPSLKALRTQCQNLLNTFVDVGMLPQHKLPNVPVVCQGETDAGPEAFSIELAERVYKDYYDKMFKSMSNCYKLLAKKPLEDAKHRVLLAIEDSQASRREYNCSILANYASATLRFSGLPKKLNPIIRALMDSIKEEKNEILQRLSGDSIEYLVKKLVDDGKTNVSDKIVKNLCGFLCVDITEVPEFAVNATLKDSILTLVKENNYLTVQDDPHLRKLAEEASIKRKGALYTLGKLLKLFGEEALGKVPQLKKSILEPLHKFDELKSEPFSNEVGQEIVDSLGVVRALFPFMHPKLQNKEVISRFSLLLKFLRSDYSVFRYSVARTFSDLAKTATIPVMTYVIREILPLLNNAGSTIDRQGATELIYHLSVTLEADILPYVIFLIVPLLGRMSDSDTDVRSLATTTFASIIKLVPLEEGIAHPEGLPEDLMAGREREREFMQQMMDPSKAEPFKMPVAVKATLRKYQQDGLNWLAFLNKYHLHGILCDDMGLGKTLQTICIIASDQHLRKEDYLKTKSLKSRPLPSLIICPPSLTGHWESEFEQYSPSLKVVVYAGGPSTRFPLRDQLSQADVIVTSYDVARNDLNVMTKLDYNYCVLDEGHIIKNSQSKLAKAVKQFSSNHRLILTGTPIQNNVLELWSLFDFLMPGFLGTEKMFQERFAKPIGASRNSKSQSKDQEKGALALEALHKQVLPFMLRRLKEDVLSDLPPKIIQDYYCELSDLQKQLYKDFSKKQKNVVEKDLENNADVEGKQHIFQALQYMRKLCNHPALVLSPDHPQLRQVEDYLKQTHLDLHDIANAPKLGALRNLLLECGIGEQDMDGKASGTQLPSSENVISQHRALIFCQLKDMLDMVENDLLKKYMPSVTYMRLDGSVEPRDRQKVVRKFTDDPSIDCLLLTTKVGGLGLNLTGADTVIFVEHDWNPMNDLQAMDRAHRLGQKKVVNVYRIITKGTLEEKIMGLQKFKMNIASTVVNQQNNGLANMDTHQLLDLFDSDNVPSQESDEKQTHGANGSGMEDIANETGLSGKAKEALGELKELWDPSQYEEEYNLDNFIKTLR; from the coding sequence ATGAGCTCACAGGTATCGCGACTGGATCGCCAGGTGGTGTTGCTGGAAACCGGTTCAACCCAGTTCATAAGGAACATGGCTGCGGATCAATTAGGCGATCTTGCGAGGCAGCATCCGGAGGATATACTGTCACTACTATCGAGGGTGTATTCCTTTTTGATGGCGAAGAAATGGGAGACTCGTGTGACGGCCGCAAGGGCAATAGGTGGGATAGTAGCGCATGCTCCACTATGGGATCCCAATGCggaagacgatgaggaagGGGGTGAGAAGGGAGTGGCAGACTCGGCACCCGTAGAAACAGCAAAAGTGAAGATGGAGCAGGAGATACAGTTGAAGTTGGAGGAAGTGAGTCAGAACGACGGAGATGAGTTCTTACAAGACGAGCAACGGCTGTTTTCGCTGTCACAATGGAATCTTCATgagcttctgaagagcaaCAAGGTTTTGTTGGCCTCCAGCATTAATGGATATAATGAAGGTTGGGATGAAGATACTAAGGTGCGGAAGCAGCAGAGGAAGACCGGTTATGATAACGATAATGACTTTAATGACGGTAATGTAAAAGTAGAAAGCAAAGAGACTGCAGTTGGAGTGGTAAAGAAACAGGAATCACCCCGGCCTTCTATGCCGCTTGCCAGCTCGAAAAAGTCCGCCAGGATGTTGGCCATGgcgaagagaaaaaaaaagatGCAGGCGAAAAGCTCTTCCACCAAGCCAGTCGATTTATCAGAGAGTAAcatttcaaagagtttgatGAATCAACCTGATAActccagttctttctctccGACAACGCTGAACAACCCTAAACTCGATATCACAGAAAGTTCGGAGGCTAACAAGATCATGGTTGAGTCAACGGTGGCACCGATACTGGAGAAACATGAGAGAGTTGCGGGCTTGGTTTGGCAATTTCAAGGTGTTTATGAACTACTGATAGATAATCTGATGAATGAAGCATGGGAGGTGAGGCATGGTGCAGCATTAGGATTGAGAGAGCTTTTAAAACAACACGCTTTTGGCGTCAGCCGTGTCAAAGGCAGGGGTAGAGCTGAGAATGATTTGAGGAATAAAAAGAGCTTAGAGGATTGCGCCACTAGGCTGCTCACAATTTTCGCTCTCGATAGATTTGGTGATTACGTTTATGATACCGTGGTAGCCCCGGTAAGAGAATCTGCTGCTCAAACTTTGGCTGCATTACTTATACATTTAGATGATGACCTATGCGTTAAGATTTTCAACAGTTTGGAACAGCTCGTTTTACAAGATCCTCAGACAGTCTCGCTGCCGACCAAGATTTGGGAAGCAACTCATGGTGGATTACTCGGGGTGAGATACTTTGTGAGCATTAAAACCGATTTTCTCTTATCTAAAAGCTTACTGGGAGATGTTGTGAAAATTGTGCTTTATGGTCTGAATCAGCCTGACGACGACGTTCAAAGTGTGGCAGCGGCAATATTATCTCCAATCACCTCTGACTTTGTGAAGCTCGATACTCCAATTGTGGATCTGGTCCTTTCTACCATCTGGTCTTCTTTAACTCATTTGGATGATGATTTATCCTCAAGTGTCGGCTCTGTCATGAACTTGTTGGCCAAACTTTGTAAGCACACGGAAGTGCTAGAcattttcaagaacaaggcATTACAGTATCCATCTGAATGGTCATTTAAGTTTTTAGTACCCAAACTTTATTTGTTTTTGCGACACTCCATTTCCTCTGTGAGAAAAGCGGTTTTAAACCTATTAGATGCATTTCTTTCCATAAAGGAAGACACAACAAAGAGTTGGTTAAACGGGAAGGCTTTTAGgcttctcttccaaaatATCCTTCTGGAGCAAAATGAAGATATTTTAAACCTGTCATTTCAAGTTTATTGCTCTTTACTAAAAAATTATAAATCCAAGCATACGGAAAAGACTCTGGATCATGTACTAAGCAAGCATTTACAACCAATTTTGCATTTGTTAAATACCCCCATCGGGGTAAATGGTAAGAGTTACAACATGGAATCCCAATACATTCTTAAACCTTCACAGCATTATCAAATCAATCCCGACAAAAAGAGAAGTATATCGGAAGCTAGTTATGAAACGGATATCCCTCCTCCCAAACATAATGAGCGTGTTAATATAGATGCGCCCATGATTGCTGGTGATATAATACTTTTGGGTGTTGAAGTTATAAAAAATACGAGAGTCATGGGCGCCAGAGCGTTCGGAATAACCCTAGCAATGTTCCAGGACTCCACGCTGAAATCGTTCTTCGAAAACGTGCTTGTCCGTTGTTTAGACTTGTCATATGCGACGCCCAGAATGCTAGCAGCCATCATCTTAACCgaattttgcaaaacaCGGCTGGAGGGCAAGTATGGAACTTCGGGCATTCCATCATTTGTGGCCGAAGTGTTGGGTCCAACAATAAATAATCAGTTATCCAATCCTGAGACTCTGCCAATCTTTAGAGAGTTTACCCCCAGTTTAAAGGCACTTAGAACACAATGTCAAAATCTTCTCAACACTTTTGTGGATGTTGGTATGTTACCTCAGCATAAATTGCCTAACGTGCCTGTGGTTTGCCAGGGAGAAACCGATGCTGGACCTGAAGCATTCAGCATCGAATTAGCTGAAAGGGTTTACAAAGACTACTATGATAAAATGTTTAAGTCGATGAGCAATTGCTACAAACTTTTGGCAAAGAAACCACTTGAAGATGCCAAACATCGTGTTCTGTTGGCGATAGAGGACTCTCAAGCATCGAGGCGCGAGTACAATTGCAGCATTCTGGCGAATTATGCATCTGCTACATTAAGGTTTAGTGGTCTTCCTAAAAAGCTAAACCCGATAATACGGGCATTGATGGATAGTAtcaaggaggagaagaacGAAATTTTACAGAGGTTATCTGGTGACTCCATAGAATACTTGGTTAAGAAGCTAGTTGACGATGGGAAAACTAACGTTTCAGATAAAATTGTCAAAAACTTGTGCGGATTTTTGTGTGTCGACATAACAGAAGTGCCAGAGTTTGCAGTCAATGCCACATTGAAGGACTCAATTTTGACCTTGGTTAAAGAGAACAATTACCTCACAGTTCAAGATGACCCTCACTTGAGAAAACTTGCCGAGGAAGCTTCAATCAAGCGCAAAGGTGCCTTATATACATTGGGCAAGCTTTTGAAACTATTCGGAGAAGAAGCACTGGGGAAAGTCCCTCAGCTAAAAAAGTCAATCTTGGAACCTCTCCATAAGTTCGACGAGCTCAAGAGTGAGCCATTCAGCAATGAAGTGGGTCAAGAAATTGTTGATTCTTTGGGAGTTGTGAGGGCGCTCTTCCCATTCATGCATCCCAAGTTACAAAATAAAGAAGTTATTTCCAGATTTTCACTTCTGCTCAAGTTTTTAAGATCTGACTATTCCGTTTTTCGATACTCCGTTGCAAGAACATTTTCCGATCTCGCTAAAACTGCAACGATTCCGGTTATGACGTATGTCATACGGGAGATACTTCCTTTACTGAATAATGCTGGTTCCACAATCGATCGACAGGGTGCTACAGAATTAATCTACCATCTATCGGTTACTTTGGAAGCCGACATTTTGCCGTACGTTATATTTCTCATTGTTCCTTTGTTGGGCCGTATGAGTGATTCGGATACTGATGTTAGAAGCTTGGCAACAACCACGTTTGCTTCAATCATAAAACTGGTTCCTTTGGAAGAAGGAATTGCTCATCCAGAGGGTTTACCTGAAGATCTTATGGCTGGCCGTGAAAGAGAGCGTGAATTTATGCAGCAGATGATGGACCCTTCAAAGGCAGAGCCTTTTAAGATGCCTGTGGCTGTCAAAGCCACCTTGAGAAAGTACCAACAGGACGGCTTGAACTGGCTTGCATTTTTGAATAAGTACCATTTGCATGGTATACTTTGTGATGATATGGGTCTCGGTAAAACTCTGCAGACTATTTGCATCATTGCTAGTGATCAACATCttagaaaagaagattatcTGAAAACTAAATCCCTGAAAAGTAGACCTTTGCCATCACTAATCATATGCCCTCCCTCATTAACTGGTCATTGGGAAAGTGAGTTCGAGCAatattctccttctttAAAAGTAGTAGTTTATGCTGGTGGTCCGTCGACTCGTTTTCCATTAAGAGATCAGCTCTCTCAGGCAGATGTTATTGTTACATCTTATGATGTAGCGCGAAACGATCTGAATGTTATGACGAAGCTTGATTACAATTATTGCGTCCTGGATGAAGGCCATATTATCAAGAATTCCCAGTCAAAGCTTGCAAAAGCGGTCAAGCAGTTTAGCTCTAACCATAGGTTGATTTTGACAGGAACTCCGATACAAAACAACGTTCTTGAGCTATGGTCACTGTTTGATTTCCTCATGCCTGGTTTCTTGGGGACAGAAAAGATGTTTCAGGAAAGGTTCGCGAAGCCTATAGGGGCCTCCAGAAACAGCAAATCGCAATCGAAGGATCAAGAAAAAGgtgctttggctttggaaGCACTGCATAAACAAGTTCTGCCTTTCATGTTGAGAAGACTAAAAGAGGATGTCCTATCAGATTTGCCTCCTAAAATCATACAAGATTACTATTGTGAACTGAGTGACCTCCAAAAGCAGCTTTATAAAGATTTCtccaagaaacaaaagaacGTTGTCGAAAAGGATTTAGAAAATAATGCAGATGTCGAGGGCAAGCAGCACATTTTCCAGGCCTTACAATACATGAGAAAGCTCTGCAACCACCCTGCTTTAGTGCTTTCTCCTGATCACCCACAACTGCGCCAAGTTGAGGATTACCTCAAGCAGACTCATTTAGATCTACATGACATCGCTAACGCTCCTAAGTTAGGAGCTTTGCGAAACCTTTTATTGGAGTGCGGGATTGGTGAGCAGGATATGGATGGGAAAGCTAGCGGAACTCAACTTCCAAGTTCAGAAAACGTTATCTCGCAACATCGGGCCCTGATTTTTTGCCAATTGAAGGACATGCTTGATATGGTCGAAAATGATCTCCTAAAGAAATACATGCCGTCAGTGACCTATATGAGGCTCGATGGTAGTGTCGAACCTAGAGATAGACAAAAGGTGGTCAGGAAATTTACCGATGATCCTTCTATTGACTGTCTGCTGTTAACAACTAAAGTGGGTGGTTTAGGCTTGAACCTAACGGGGGCAGATACAGTGATATTTGTTGAACATGATTGGAATCCGATGAACGACCTACAAGCCATGGATCGTGCCCACAGGTTGGGACAGAAGAAAGTTGTGAACGTTTACAGAATCATCACAAAGGGTACTTTAGAGGAAAAAATTATGGGCCTGCAGAAATTTAAGATGAACATTGCTTCGACGGTTGTTAATCAGCAAAATAACGGCCTGGCAAATATGGATACGCACCAGTTATTAGATTTGTTTGATTCCGATAACGTACCTTCGCAGGAAAGTGACGAAAAGCAAACGCACGGCGCTAATGGATCCGGCATGGAAGACATAGCCAATGAAACGGGATTGAGCGGTAAGGCCAAAGAGGCTCTTGGCGAACTAAAAGAGCTATGGGATCCTTCCCAATACGAGGAAGAATACAATCTAgataatttcatcaagacGCTACGCTAG